In Trichoderma atroviride chromosome 2, complete sequence, one DNA window encodes the following:
- a CDS encoding mitochondrial 54S ribosomal protein bL32m, producing MAATAFLPRLASPFSLAVSRWATFYTTPYTLKFLPSLSIAIPGVTINIPGLLGDIWESVLRAVPKNKVSHSKKRSRQMAGKALKDVNHLCKCPGCGEIKRTHRLCQHCLEEMKRIWRQDYPSSSPF from the exons ATGGCAGCAACCGCTTTccttcctcgcctcgcctctcCTTTCTCCCTCGCCGTCTCGCGCTGGGCGACATTCTACACCACACCATATACCCTAAAATTCCTTCCCTCACTATCAATCGCAATCCCCGGCGTCACAATCAACATTCCCGGCCTGCTGGGCGACATTTGGGAATCGGTCCTGCGGGCAGTGCCCAAGAACAAGGTCTCTCACTCAAAAAAGAGATCGAGGCAGATGGCTGGAAAGGCTCTGAAAGATGTCAACCATCTGTGCAAGTGTCCCGGCTGCGGAGAGATCAAGAGGACGCACAGGTTATGCCAGCACTGTCTTGAAG aaatgaagagaataTGGCGCCAGGATTATCCTTCAAGCAGTCCATTCTAA
- a CDS encoding uncharacterized protein (EggNog:ENOG41~CAZy:GH72~SECRETED:SignalP(1-17)) — protein sequence MLMQAALVALAATTVGAVKPLTIKGTDFVDTDGNKFQLVGVAYQPGGSAGYDPKTGKDPLSDADTCLRDAALLQVMGVNAIRVYNLDPNLNHDQCASIFNAAGMYMVLDVNSPLVGESITSSEPWTSYYEAYSNRTFAIAEAFGNYPNTLLFFSGNEVINDIPTAKFVPPYLRAVTRDLKNYIKKNLKRQIPVGYSAADVRDVLWDTWNYLQCSEPNDDGDMSRADVFALNSYSWCGPDATYKSSSYDVLTENFQDTSVPVFFSEYGCNTPMPRYWNEAQAIYGSDMTPVFSGGFVYEYTEEDNNYGLVNITGDTLNIMGDYNRLKAQFAKIDWKSVQSQKASGKAPAAPKCASSLIKEKGFDSNFTLPVPPPGVQKLIDNGISPKPSGAIVKISNYNVKMNVKDSEGNAVTGLKVVPLSDDESNWAGKNSADTGSNSTTTTSAGKAGSSSSSDSKSDDKDSAAAWTHPASWALALPLVAMLFI from the exons ATGCTT ATGCAAGCTGCGCTCGTGGCCCTCGCCGCCACCACTGTGGGAGCCGTCAAGCCGCTCACCATCAAGGGAACCGACTTTGTCGACACTGACGGCAACAAATTTCAGCTTGTTGGTGTTGCCTACCAGCCCGGCGGCAGTGCTGGGTACGATCCCAAGACGGGCAAGGACCCTCTCAGCGACGCCGACACCTGCTTGCGTGATGCGGCTCTTCTGCAGGTCATGGGCGTCAACGCCATTCGCGTGTACAACCTCGATCCCAACCTGAACCACGACCAGTGCGCCAGTATCTTCAATGCT GCTGGCATGTACATGGTTCTGGATGTCAACTCTCCTCTGGTCGGCGAGTCTATCACCTCATCCGAGCCCTGGACGAGTTACTACGAGGCCTACTCCAACCGCACCTTTGCGATTGCCGAAGCCTTCGGCAACTACCCCAACactctgctcttcttctccggaAACGAGGTCATCAACGACATCCCCACGGCGAAGTTCGTGCCTCCTTACCTGCGCGCCGTCACCCGAGACTTGAAGAACTACATCAAGAAGAACCTCAAGCGCCAGATCCCCGTTGGCTACTCTGCCGCCGATGTTCGTGATGTCCTGTGGGATACCTGGAACTACCTGCAGTGCTCCGAGCCcaacgatgatggcgacatgAGCCGTGCCGACGTCTTCGCCCTCAACTCGTACAGCTGGTGCGGCCCTGACGCTACCTACAAGAGCTCATCCTACGACGTCTTGACCGAAAACTTCCAGGACACCTCCGTCcccgtcttcttcagcgaGTACGGCTGCAACACCCCCATGCCCCGCTACTGGAACGAGGCCCAGGCCATCTACGGCTCCGACATGACCCCCGTCTTCTCCGGCGGCTTCGTCTACGAGTACACCGAGGAGGACAACAACTACGGCCTGGTCAACATCACTGGCGACACCCTCAACATCATGGGCGACTACAACCGCCTCAAGGCCCAGTTCGCCAAGATCGACTGGAAGTCTGTGCAGTCCCAAAAGGCCAGCGGCAAGGCCCCCGCCGCTCCCAAGTGCGCTTCCAGCCTCATTAAGGAGAAGGGCTTCGACAGCAACTTCACCCTGCCCGTCCCCCCTCCCGGCGTCCAGAAGCTCATCGACAACGGCATCAGCCCCAAGCCCAGCGGCGCCATTGTCAAGATCTCCAACTACAACGTCAAGATGAACGTCAAGGATTCCGAAGGCAACGCCGTCACCGGCCTCAAGGTTGTTCCCCtcagcgacgacgagtccAACTGGGCCGGCAAGAACTCTGCCGACACTGGATCCaactccaccaccaccacctctgCTGGTAAGgccggctccagcagctccagcgactCCAAGAGCGATGACAAGGACAGCGCCGCTGCCTGGACTCACCCTGCTTCttgggctctggctctgcctTTGGTTGCCATGCTCTTCATCTAA
- a CDS encoding uncharacterized protein (BUSCO:EOG092D2W7U), giving the protein MATPSTITPSSHVGFDSITSQIERKLLKRGFQFNVICVGQTGLGKSTLINTIFASHLIDSKGRLQPDEPIRQTTEIQGVSHLIEENGVRLRLNIVDTPGYGDLVNNDRCWDPIVKYIKDQHSAYLRKELTAQRERYIPDTRIHACLFFIQPSGHSLKPIDIVVLKKLSDVVNVVPVIAKADTLTVEERLEFKERIKAEFAFHNLKMFPYDNEEFDDEERNLNQQIKSLVPFAVVGSESNIIVNGKQVRGRQNRWGVINVEDENHCEFVYLRNFLLRTHLQDLIETTSQIHYETFRAKQLLALKESSAHGGGAASRPISPAADREMSRGSQRMGINGY; this is encoded by the exons ATGGCGACTCCGTCTACTATCACCCCTAGCAGCCATGTTGGTTTCGACAGCATCACGTCGCAGATTGAGCGCAAGCTGTTGAAGCGTGGATTTCAGTTCAACGTTATTTGCGTTG GCCAGACTGGCTTGGGCAAGTCGACgctcatcaacaccatcttCGCCTCGCACCTCATCGACTCCAAGGGTCGCCTGCAGCCTGACGAGCCCATTCGCCAAACCACCGAGATCCAGGGCGTATCTCACCTCATTGAGGAGAATGGTGTCCGTCTGAGGCTCAACATCGTCGACACCCCCGGCTACGGCGACCTTGTCAACAACGACCGCTGTTGGGATCCCATCGTCAAGTACATCAAGGACCAGCACTCCGCGTACCTGCGAAAGGAGCTTACCGCCCAGCGAGAGCGTTACATCCCCGACACCCGCATCCACGCCTGTCTGTTCTTCATCCAGCCTTCTGGCCACTCTCTCAAGCCCATTGATATTGTcgtcttgaagaagctgtccGATGTTGTCAACGTTGTGCCTGTCATTGCCAAGGCTGATACCTTGACTGTTGAGGAGCGATTGGAGTTCAAGGAGCGTATCAAGGCCGAGTTTGCCTTCCACAACCTCAAGATGTTCCCGTACGATAACGAGGAgtttgacgacgaggagcgAAACCTGAACCAGCAGATCAAG AGCTTGGTTCCTTTTGCGGTTGTTGGCTCTGAGAGCAACATTATTGTCAATGGCAAGCAAGTCCGTGGTCGCCAGAACCGCTGGGGTGTGATCAACGTTGAGGACGAGAACCACTGCGAATTCGTCTACCTGCGAAACTTCTTGCTCCGAACCCACCTCCAGGACCTTATCGAGACCACCTCCCAGATCCACTACGAGACTTTCCGTGCTAAGCAGCTGCTCGCACTGAAGGAGAGCAGCGCAcacggtggtggtgccgcCAGCAGACCGATCAGCCCTGCTGCTGATCGTGAGATGAGCCGAGGCTCCCAGCGAATGGGCATCAACGGATACTAA